From the Choloepus didactylus isolate mChoDid1 chromosome 22, mChoDid1.pri, whole genome shotgun sequence genome, one window contains:
- the LOC119518646 gene encoding C-type lectin domain family 18 member B-like isoform X4, whose product MLRPGPSSVLGAWGLLLLLLLLLLLALLGVSGAEGRSLQLPARQAPMPGALSRKESFGLLSLHNRLRSRVQPPAANMRRLDWSDSLAHLAQDRAALCGALAPTPRHAPQVGWNVQLLPVGLASFVQVVSMWFSEGQRYNYAAAECAHNSTCTRYTQLVWATSSQLGCGRHPCSVGWAELEAFVCAYSPGGNWEVNGKIIHPYRKGAWCSLCTASVSGCFKAWDHAGGLCEVPRNPCRMSCRNHGHLNVSTCHCHCPPGYTGRYCQVRCSVRCVHGRFREEECSCVCDVGYGGAQCASPTLPQPRCTFPSIPVTCGSMGTASWCPRRQTPTTEPRWNARKRVGCLPRSRARKCKTSLPSTWANWKPPTR is encoded by the exons ATGCTGCGCCCGGGGCCCTCCTCCGTgctgggggcctggggcctgctcctgctcctgctcctgctcctACTCCTGGCTCTCCTTGGGGTCTCCGGGGCAGAGGGACGGTCGCTCCAGCTGCCGGCCAGGCAGGCTCCCATGCCCGGAG CCCTGAGCAGGAAGGAGAGTTTCGGTCTCCTCTCCCTGCACAACCGCCTGCGTAGCCGCGTCCAGCCCCCTGCGGCCAACATGCGGAGGCTG GACTGGAGTGACAGCCTCGCCCACCTGGCTCAAGACAGAGCAGCCCTCTGTGGGGCCCTGGCTCCCACCCCACGGCACGCCCCACAAGTGGGCTGGAACGTGCAGCTCCTGCCCGTGGGCTTGGCATCCTTTGTCCAAGTGGTCAGCATGTGGTTCTCCGAGGGACAGCGGTACAACTACGCGGCAGCCGAGTGTGCCCACAATTCCACCTGCACTCGCTACACCCAG CTTGTATGGGCCACCTCAAGCCAGCTGGGCTGTGGACGGCATCCCTGCTCCGTGGGCTGGGCCGAGCTGGAGGCCTTTGTCTGTGCCTACTCCCCCGG GGGCAACTGGGAGGTAAACGGGAAGATAATCCACCCCTACAGGAAGGGCGCCTGGTGTTCACTCTGCACGGCCAGCGTCTCGGGCTGCTTCAAAGCCTGGGACCACGCGGGGGGGCTCTGCG AGGTCCCCAGGAACCCGTGCCGCATGAGCTGCCGGAACCACGGACACCTCAACGTTAGCACCTGCCACTGCCACTGCCCCCCTGGCTACACGGGCAGATACTGCCAAG TGCGGTGCAGCGTGCGGTGCGTGCACGGCCGGTTCCGGGAGGAGGAGTGCTCCTGCGTCTGCGACGTGGGCTACGGGGGAGCCCAGTGCGCCA gccccaccctcccccagccAAGGTGCACTTTCCCTTCCATACCTGTGACCTGCGGATCGATGGGGACTGCTTCATGGTGTCCTCGGAGGCAGACACCTACTACGGAGCCAAGATGGAATGCCAG AAAAAGGGTGGGGTGCTTGCCCAGATCGAGAGCCAGAAAGTGCAAGACATCCTTGCCTTCTACCTGGGCCAACTGGAAACCACCAACGAGGTGA